One genomic window of Podarcis muralis chromosome 9, rPodMur119.hap1.1, whole genome shotgun sequence includes the following:
- the LOC114603773 gene encoding C-type lectin domain family 4 member F-like codes for MLIAMQVAEEVKTLPDLLEEAEKAYKKRKQKYQSFFLKGGKSSGRWDAFGRNLYYISKGKKSWYDAENFCESRDAHLASILTDEEQNFVTSLLSDPTWIGLTDETEEGKWEWTDGSRFKKEYWSHNEPPHRQQNREIEEDCVSIVPASNKYNWNDAYCHEQRRWVCKENLDIEEL; via the exons ATGCTTATAGCCATGCAGGTAGCAGAAGAAGTGAAGACATTGCCAGACCTTTTAGAAGAGGCTGAAAAGGCCTACAAGAAACGGAAACAGAAGTACC AATCCTTCTTCCTTAAAGGTGGGAAGTCTTCTGGTAGGTGGGATGCTTTCGGGAGGAATCTCTACTacatttcaaaaggaaaaaagagctgGTATGATGCTGAGAATTTCTGCGAGTCCAGAGATGCCCACTTGGCCTCCATCCTGACGGATGAAGAACAG AACTTTGTCACTTCCCTGCTCAGTGACCCCACTTGGATTGGCCTTACAGATGAAACGGAGGAAGGCAAATGGGAATGGACAGATGGCTCCCGATTTAAAAAAGA GTATTGGTCTCACAATGAGCCTCCCCACAGACAGCAAAACAGAGAAATAGAGGAGGACTGTGTCTCCATCGTGCCTGCGAGTAACAAATATAACTGGAACGATGCCTACTGTCATGAACAGCGCAGATGGGTTTGCAAGGAAAACCTGGATATCGAAGAACTGTAA